The proteins below come from a single Streptomyces sp. B3I8 genomic window:
- the fdxA gene encoding ferredoxin, producing MTYVIAQPCVDIKDRACVTECPVDCIYEGARTLYINPAECVDCHACEPVCPVEAIFHEDDLPRHWAHYLAVNAEYFDEAASPPRARSDAAGDHPVVEALPPQSGPHKKEISFFTVRKEEAADADLWFPS from the coding sequence ATGACGTACGTCATCGCACAGCCCTGCGTCGACATCAAGGACCGGGCGTGTGTCACCGAATGCCCCGTGGACTGCATCTATGAGGGCGCGCGCACGCTCTACATCAACCCGGCGGAGTGCGTCGACTGCCATGCGTGCGAACCCGTCTGCCCCGTGGAGGCGATCTTCCACGAGGACGATCTGCCGCGGCACTGGGCGCACTACCTCGCCGTCAACGCGGAGTACTTCGACGAGGCGGCCTCCCCGCCGCGTGCACGGAGTGACGCGGCCGGCGACCATCCGGTGGTCGAGGCACTGCCCCCGCAGAGCGGGCCGCACAAGAAAGAGATCTCCTTCTTCACCGTCCGCAAGGAGGAAGCGGCCGACGCGGATCTGTGGTTCCCCTCCTGA
- a CDS encoding Ohr family peroxiredoxin encodes MTERIKLPTLSTERDFDGEEFSPIYTTTVTVHGGAVSHGRASGHARSADGALDLDLRMPAELGGDGRGTNPEQLFAAGFAACFHGALSLLARQEALDPAAISVVATVAFGRDPEDGGYLLRVDLVVRWPGVDPATADELIGKADALCPYARMVSRGTPTTVTLAP; translated from the coding sequence GTGACCGAGCGGATCAAGTTGCCCACCCTGTCTACCGAGAGGGATTTCGACGGGGAGGAGTTCTCGCCCATCTACACCACCACGGTGACCGTCCACGGTGGTGCGGTCTCGCACGGGCGCGCTTCCGGCCACGCACGCTCGGCCGACGGGGCCTTGGACCTCGACCTGCGGATGCCGGCCGAGCTGGGCGGTGACGGCCGGGGAACCAACCCCGAACAGCTCTTCGCGGCCGGTTTCGCCGCCTGCTTCCACGGCGCGCTCAGCCTGCTGGCTCGGCAGGAGGCGCTGGACCCCGCGGCGATCTCCGTCGTGGCGACCGTCGCCTTCGGCCGGGACCCGGAGGACGGCGGCTATCTGCTGCGCGTCGATCTGGTGGTGCGGTGGCCCGGTGTCGACCCCGCGACGGCCGACGAGCTGATCGGGAAGGCCGACGCGTTGTGCCCCTACGCGCGCATGGTGTCGAGAGGAACGCCCACCACCGTCACACTCGCCCCCTGA
- a CDS encoding RNA polymerase sigma-70 factor, producing the protein MHAGAPPGTLDQATKDFLSARPQLFGIAYRVLGSAAEAEDIVQETWLRWQNTDRSKVHEATAFLTTVATRLAINVAQSARVRREAYVGPWLPEPVDTTQDPHLGAERAEALEMAVLLLLEKLNPVERAAYVLREAFDYPYGRISEILETSEANTRQLVSRGRKHLAAERKEAVTPTAHRRLLEVFLSAARTGDLSVLEDVLTADVVSYTDGNGIRGASRIPVIGLPHVSHYLVAFAPRFWPRSRVRWVEANGRPAVLVLSGEEAVALLTADISADGIDRLMWVMNPAKLAPYVASLRD; encoded by the coding sequence ATGCACGCTGGCGCCCCACCCGGCACCCTTGACCAGGCGACGAAGGACTTCCTCTCGGCGCGCCCGCAGCTCTTCGGTATCGCGTACCGGGTCCTGGGCAGTGCGGCGGAGGCCGAGGACATCGTGCAGGAGACCTGGCTGCGGTGGCAGAACACCGACCGTTCGAAGGTGCACGAAGCGACTGCCTTCCTGACCACGGTCGCCACCAGGCTGGCGATCAACGTGGCCCAGTCCGCGCGGGTGCGCCGGGAGGCCTACGTCGGCCCCTGGCTTCCCGAGCCTGTCGACACCACGCAGGATCCGCACCTGGGCGCGGAGCGGGCGGAGGCCCTGGAGATGGCGGTCCTGCTGCTCCTGGAGAAGCTGAACCCCGTGGAGCGCGCCGCCTACGTGCTCCGGGAGGCGTTCGACTACCCCTACGGACGGATCTCCGAGATCCTGGAGACCAGCGAGGCCAACACCCGCCAACTGGTGAGCCGCGGCCGCAAGCACCTGGCCGCCGAACGCAAGGAAGCCGTTACCCCGACAGCCCATCGGCGACTGCTCGAGGTCTTCCTCTCCGCGGCGCGGACGGGCGACCTGTCGGTCCTGGAGGACGTGCTCACCGCCGACGTCGTCAGCTACACGGACGGCAACGGGATCCGCGGCGCGTCGAGGATCCCGGTCATCGGGCTGCCCCACGTCTCGCACTACCTCGTGGCCTTCGCTCCGCGCTTCTGGCCGCGGTCGCGGGTCCGGTGGGTCGAGGCGAACGGCCGGCCGGCCGTCCTGGTCCTCTCCGGCGAGGAGGCCGTCGCCCTGCTGACCGCCGACATCTCGGCGGACGGCATCGATCGGCTCATGTGGGTGATGAACCCGGCCAAACTGGCGCCCTACGTGGCCTCCTTGCGTGACTGA
- a CDS encoding aldehyde dehydrogenase family protein: MAAADVAAPVYLDALGPRGPYRTRVPDTVTDVSGAEVARLSLVPPVYVDRALAALRKAGPVPADGLDALLETAAEEFATGTVGGLGLREYEYLVSRTSGTPLTVVRHATRGTARFVSRARASAEQGRPRGTVRDRRDPSLGAGHAVWARRGEVFAVNASGNHPGVHRLWLEALALGYRVAVRPSRREPFTPHRLVGALHRAGVGQDRLALLPTDHRTAQTLIRGADRAVVYGGDEVVARYAHDARVLPQGPGRTKILITADTDWREHLDAIVASVADEAGTACVNATAVLVEGDPAPLAEALAARLSRLPGLPPQDARAVLPVCPLDRARALDSYLRSVAAGTRAWLGGDGVVDDLGDGSAVLRPAVHQVADARAPQVRTELPFPCVWVAPWSRSDGIAPLRGTLVLSVLSRDRALLDTLVAEPSIANVYAGDHPTYWMAPGVPHDGYLSDFLMRGKAVVGFGIGVGVGVGIG; the protein is encoded by the coding sequence ATGGCCGCAGCCGATGTCGCCGCGCCGGTGTACCTGGACGCCCTGGGTCCCCGCGGTCCCTACCGCACCCGTGTGCCGGACACCGTGACGGATGTGTCCGGTGCCGAGGTCGCGCGGCTGAGCCTGGTGCCGCCGGTGTACGTCGACCGGGCGCTGGCCGCCCTGCGCAAGGCCGGGCCGGTCCCGGCGGACGGCCTCGACGCGCTGCTTGAGACGGCCGCCGAGGAGTTCGCCACCGGCACCGTCGGCGGGCTGGGCCTGCGCGAGTACGAGTACCTGGTCAGCCGGACCTCCGGTACGCCGCTGACCGTGGTGCGCCACGCGACACGCGGCACGGCGAGGTTCGTCAGCCGCGCCCGTGCCTCCGCCGAGCAGGGCAGGCCGCGCGGAACGGTCCGGGACCGACGGGACCCCTCCCTCGGGGCCGGGCACGCCGTGTGGGCCCGCCGGGGCGAGGTGTTCGCGGTCAACGCCTCCGGCAATCACCCGGGGGTCCACCGGCTGTGGCTGGAGGCGCTGGCCCTCGGCTACCGCGTGGCCGTACGGCCCTCGCGGCGCGAGCCGTTCACCCCGCACCGCCTGGTCGGCGCGCTGCACCGGGCGGGCGTCGGCCAGGACCGGCTGGCGCTGCTGCCCACGGACCACCGGACCGCGCAGACGCTGATCCGCGGCGCCGACCGTGCGGTGGTGTACGGCGGTGACGAGGTCGTCGCCCGCTACGCCCACGACGCCCGCGTGCTGCCCCAGGGACCAGGCCGGACGAAGATCCTCATCACGGCGGACACGGACTGGCGGGAGCACCTGGACGCGATCGTCGCTTCCGTCGCCGACGAGGCCGGCACCGCGTGCGTCAACGCCACCGCCGTCCTCGTCGAGGGCGACCCGGCGCCGCTCGCCGAGGCCCTCGCCGCGCGCCTGTCCCGACTGCCCGGTCTGCCGCCGCAGGACGCCCGGGCGGTTCTCCCGGTGTGCCCGCTGGACCGGGCCCGGGCCCTCGACTCCTACCTGAGGTCGGTGGCGGCGGGGACCCGCGCCTGGCTCGGCGGTGACGGCGTCGTCGACGACCTCGGGGACGGAAGTGCCGTCCTGCGGCCGGCCGTCCACCAGGTCGCCGACGCCCGTGCCCCGCAGGTGCGGACCGAACTCCCCTTCCCCTGTGTGTGGGTGGCGCCCTGGAGCCGTTCGGACGGAATCGCCCCGCTGCGCGGGACACTCGTGCTCTCGGTCCTCTCCCGCGATCGTGCGCTGCTCGACACGCTGGTGGCGGAACCCTCCATCGCCAACGTGTACGCCGGTGACCACCCGACGTACTGGATGGCTCCGGGAGTGCCCCACGACGGCTATCTGTCGGACTTCCTGATGCGTGGCAAGGCCGTGGTCGGGTTCGGGATCGGGGTCGGGGTCGGGGTCGGGATCGGGTGA
- a CDS encoding phenazine antibiotic biosynthesis protein, with protein sequence MTYDSPAVLDAGPFDGVDPDEFVRAAVRWHFAPETGSRYWLDRAERLAFDPRRDVKGVDDLALFPDLSDELRHVPVADLIPRGYGGEARLLNVFDSGGTTGAPKRVVQLDDWMRHSTAQVDGRLREHGLPVGAQWLTVAPTGPHLVGDVLQRAAASLGGPGLSIDMDPRWVRKLIATGRGDEVESYTDHLVEQCRRILLTQDIGVLAATTPLLERFAREDDLLERINGSVRAIVWGGTHMDPDTRHLLATEVFPDVPLIGMYGNTMMLTALLERAGLDASQPCVFDPVSPYVFLSVVDPATGERVAVGERGQVIVSHVSKSMLIPHNAERDTAVRVRPAGGQAGDAVADVAPVPTVAGETVIEGVY encoded by the coding sequence ATGACGTACGACTCCCCCGCCGTCCTGGATGCCGGACCGTTCGACGGCGTCGATCCGGACGAGTTCGTGCGCGCCGCCGTGCGCTGGCACTTCGCCCCGGAGACCGGCTCCCGCTACTGGCTGGACCGGGCCGAACGGCTCGCCTTCGATCCGCGGCGGGACGTCAAGGGCGTGGACGACCTGGCGCTCTTCCCCGACCTGAGCGACGAACTGCGCCACGTCCCGGTGGCGGACCTGATTCCCCGGGGCTACGGCGGCGAGGCCCGGCTGCTCAACGTCTTCGACAGCGGCGGGACGACCGGGGCGCCCAAGCGGGTCGTCCAGCTCGACGACTGGATGCGGCACAGCACCGCACAGGTCGACGGGCGTCTGCGGGAGCACGGCCTGCCGGTCGGTGCCCAGTGGCTGACAGTGGCGCCGACCGGTCCGCATCTGGTGGGGGACGTGCTGCAACGGGCGGCGGCCTCGCTCGGCGGCCCGGGACTGAGCATCGACATGGACCCCCGGTGGGTGCGGAAGCTGATCGCCACGGGCCGCGGCGACGAGGTCGAGTCCTACACCGACCACCTCGTCGAACAGTGCCGACGGATCCTGCTGACCCAGGACATCGGGGTACTGGCCGCCACCACGCCCCTGCTGGAGCGCTTCGCCCGCGAGGACGACCTCCTGGAGCGGATCAACGGTTCGGTCCGGGCCATTGTCTGGGGCGGCACCCACATGGACCCCGACACCCGTCACCTGCTGGCCACGGAGGTCTTCCCCGACGTGCCGCTGATCGGCATGTACGGCAACACCATGATGCTCACCGCGCTGCTCGAACGCGCCGGCCTCGACGCCTCGCAGCCCTGCGTCTTCGACCCGGTGTCGCCGTACGTGTTCCTGTCGGTCGTCGACCCCGCCACCGGGGAACGCGTCGCGGTGGGCGAGCGCGGCCAGGTGATCGTCAGCCACGTCAGCAAGTCCATGCTCATCCCCCACAACGCCGAGCGCGACACGGCCGTGCGCGTCCGGCCCGCGGGCGGTCAGGCGGGGGACGCCGTGGCGGACGTGGCGCCGGTGCCCACGGTAGCGGGCGAGACCGTGATCGAGGGCGTGTACTGA
- a CDS encoding PIG-L deacetylase family protein: MTGTAPAPLRPMPDDWRRALAVVAHPDDLEYGCSAAVASWVADGREVTYLLATRGEAGIDTLDPGRAGPLREAEQRAAAAAVGVRAVEFLDHRDGVIEYGVSLRRDIAAAVRRHRPELVITLNHRDTWATGAWNTPDHVAVGRAVLDAAADAGNRWIFPELAERGLPPWNGVRWVAVANSPTPSHAVSAEPGFEQGVQSLLRHRTYLEALTEEDPETYARRFLRESTGVHRARFDGAPAVAFELFGR; encoded by the coding sequence GTGACCGGCACCGCTCCCGCACCGCTGCGCCCGATGCCGGACGACTGGCGGCGGGCCCTGGCCGTGGTGGCCCACCCCGACGACCTCGAGTACGGGTGCTCGGCGGCCGTGGCCTCCTGGGTGGCCGACGGCAGGGAGGTCACGTACCTGCTCGCCACCCGCGGTGAGGCAGGCATCGACACGCTGGATCCCGGACGGGCCGGCCCCCTGCGGGAGGCGGAACAGCGGGCCGCCGCCGCGGCGGTCGGTGTCCGCGCGGTGGAGTTCCTCGACCACCGGGACGGAGTGATCGAGTACGGCGTCTCCCTGCGCCGCGACATCGCCGCCGCCGTACGGCGTCACCGGCCCGAGCTGGTGATCACACTGAACCACCGGGACACCTGGGCCACCGGGGCCTGGAACACGCCGGACCACGTGGCGGTGGGGCGCGCCGTGCTGGACGCGGCGGCGGACGCCGGCAACCGCTGGATCTTCCCGGAACTGGCCGAACGAGGGCTGCCGCCCTGGAACGGTGTCCGCTGGGTGGCCGTCGCCAACTCACCGACGCCGTCCCACGCCGTGTCCGCCGAACCGGGCTTCGAACAGGGCGTCCAGTCCCTGCTGCGGCACCGGACCTACCTCGAAGCCCTGACCGAGGAGGACCCCGAGACGTACGCGCGCCGCTTCCTGCGCGAGAGCACCGGCGTCCACCGCGCACGGTTCGACGGCGCTCCCGCCGTCGCCTTCGAACTGTTCGGCCGATGA
- a CDS encoding NAD(P)/FAD-dependent oxidoreductase: protein MPRAKTFVIVGGGLAAGKAAEELREHGHDGPLVVIGDERERPYIRPPLSKGYLLGKEDRESIHVHPESWYREHDVDLRLGTSVASVDARGRAVTLDDGRRVPYAGLLLATGSSPRRLSVPGADLEGVLYLRRVGDSERLKEAFTEGARIVVVGGGWIGLETAAAARAAGAEVTVLERGELPLLKVLGREAAEVFAGLHREHGVDLRPHARIEAVTGNGGRVDGVRLADGTHLPADAVVVGVGITPNVRLAEEAGLDVRDGIVTDAHLRTSAAGVHAAGDVASAYHPRLGRHLRVEHWANALHQPRTAALSMLGQDAVYDRLPYFYTDQYDLGMEYTGYTEPGGYDRVVFRGSREERRFLAFWMSGDRVLAGMSVNLWDVIGTIRALIESGATTDDAALADPSVPLESLLPPHARPTGDQA from the coding sequence ATGCCGCGTGCGAAGACGTTCGTGATCGTCGGGGGCGGTCTCGCCGCCGGCAAGGCCGCGGAGGAACTGCGCGAGCACGGCCACGACGGGCCGCTCGTCGTCATCGGGGACGAGCGGGAACGGCCGTACATCCGGCCGCCGCTGTCCAAGGGTTACCTGCTGGGCAAGGAGGACCGCGAGTCCATCCACGTGCACCCCGAGAGCTGGTACCGGGAGCACGACGTCGATCTGCGCCTGGGCACGAGCGTGGCGTCCGTCGACGCGCGTGGCCGGGCGGTGACGCTGGACGACGGCCGTCGCGTGCCCTACGCCGGTCTGCTGCTGGCCACCGGTTCCTCGCCGCGCCGCCTGTCGGTGCCGGGCGCGGACCTGGAGGGCGTGCTGTATCTGCGGCGCGTGGGCGACAGCGAGCGCCTCAAGGAGGCGTTCACCGAAGGCGCCCGGATCGTGGTGGTCGGCGGCGGCTGGATCGGGCTGGAGACGGCGGCGGCGGCCCGGGCGGCCGGCGCGGAGGTGACCGTGCTGGAGCGCGGTGAGCTGCCCCTGCTGAAGGTCCTGGGCCGGGAGGCGGCCGAGGTCTTCGCCGGTCTGCACCGGGAGCACGGTGTGGACCTGCGTCCCCATGCCCGGATCGAGGCCGTCACGGGAAACGGGGGCCGCGTCGACGGGGTCCGGCTCGCCGACGGCACTCACCTGCCCGCGGACGCCGTGGTCGTGGGGGTGGGGATCACACCCAACGTCCGTCTGGCCGAGGAGGCGGGCCTCGACGTGCGCGACGGCATCGTGACGGACGCCCACCTGCGAACCTCCGCCGCCGGTGTGCACGCCGCCGGTGACGTGGCCAGCGCCTACCACCCCCGGCTCGGCCGACACCTGCGCGTGGAGCACTGGGCCAACGCGCTGCACCAGCCCCGCACCGCCGCGCTGAGCATGCTCGGCCAGGACGCGGTGTACGACCGGCTGCCGTACTTCTACACCGACCAGTACGACCTCGGCATGGAGTACACCGGGTACACCGAACCCGGCGGCTACGACCGCGTCGTCTTCCGCGGGTCGCGCGAGGAGCGACGGTTCCTCGCGTTCTGGATGTCCGGCGACCGGGTGCTGGCGGGCATGAGCGTCAACCTGTGGGACGTCATCGGGACGATCCGCGCCCTGATCGAGTCGGGCGCGACGACGGACGACGCCGCCCTCGCCGACCCCTCGGTCCCGCTGGAGAGCCTGCTTCCCCCGCACGCGCGACCGACGGGAGACCAGGCGTGA
- a CDS encoding class I SAM-dependent methyltransferase — translation MHLVITGAPVSRPDPDPYAVTAEFYDILQADRDAARVRDLYGRHVARARLGVLDIGAGTGRVTLMSLAESAADVHAVEPARAMRTSLLTRLATLPAGRRERVTVHPYALDEAALYAVADVAVCHNTVACLPPAARDALWPAIHAALAPGGTLLLEPPPALLPPRDVVRRLPEQRVGAHVYGGRMTMSAAGYRIRTRADYWVRSGGRVLREHTESFWMWPASRARIVDDLAQHGFVPLPGHDDPRVLAVTRPGRR, via the coding sequence ATGCACCTCGTCATCACCGGAGCACCGGTGTCCCGGCCGGACCCGGACCCCTACGCCGTGACCGCCGAGTTCTACGACATCCTTCAGGCCGACCGGGACGCGGCACGCGTCCGCGACCTCTACGGCCGACATGTCGCGCGGGCCCGTCTCGGTGTGCTGGACATCGGTGCCGGGACCGGCCGGGTCACGCTGATGAGCCTGGCCGAGTCCGCGGCCGACGTGCACGCGGTGGAGCCGGCGCGAGCCATGCGCACCTCCCTGCTCACCCGCCTCGCCACCCTGCCCGCGGGTCGGCGCGAGCGGGTGACCGTGCACCCGTACGCCCTGGACGAAGCGGCGCTGTACGCGGTCGCGGACGTGGCCGTGTGCCACAACACGGTCGCCTGTCTCCCCCCGGCCGCGCGGGACGCGCTGTGGCCCGCGATCCACGCGGCCCTGGCTCCCGGGGGCACGCTCCTCCTGGAACCGCCGCCCGCGCTGCTGCCCCCTCGCGACGTCGTGCGCCGTCTGCCGGAGCAGCGGGTGGGCGCGCACGTGTACGGCGGGCGCATGACGATGTCCGCGGCGGGATACCGCATCCGCACACGTGCCGACTACTGGGTGCGCAGCGGAGGACGTGTGCTGCGGGAGCACACGGAGTCGTTCTGGATGTGGCCCGCCTCGCGTGCTCGGATCGTTGACGACCTGGCACAGCACGGCTTCGTCCCGCTGCCGGGGCACGACGATCCGCGTGTTCTGGCGGTGACGCGGCCGGGCCGCCGGTGA
- a CDS encoding 2-hydroxyacid dehydrogenase, with protein MTVRNPQVWLPAQFADLIDLPPGLEYARWDGRSAFPSDPAEVEFYAPPLTKDIGVIGRPLPRMTHLRAVQALSAGTDELRVELDRLPRPVTLCNAGKVPAPSTAELALTLILASLRGIPESVRAQDGGAWRPEAFPSLYGRSVLIVGYGAVGSALEELLVPFGCAVTRVAGADRDAPRGPVRSAAHLPRLVPEADVVVLSTPLTPQTRQLFDVGMLARMKDGALLVNVARGAVVDTDALLKETHEGRLRAALDVTDPEPLPPGHPLRETPGVLITPHVGAFTSSLWPRLEQLIRRQLSRFAAGEELENVVSR; from the coding sequence ATGACCGTGAGAAACCCGCAGGTATGGCTGCCCGCCCAGTTCGCCGATCTCATCGACCTGCCGCCAGGACTGGAGTACGCCCGCTGGGACGGCCGTTCGGCCTTCCCGTCGGACCCGGCGGAGGTGGAGTTCTACGCCCCGCCGCTGACCAAGGACATCGGTGTCATCGGCAGGCCCCTGCCCCGCATGACACATCTGCGCGCGGTGCAGGCCCTGAGTGCCGGCACGGACGAACTGCGCGTGGAGCTGGACCGGCTCCCTCGCCCCGTGACCCTGTGCAACGCGGGCAAGGTCCCCGCTCCGAGCACTGCCGAACTGGCCCTGACCCTGATCCTCGCCTCGCTGCGGGGCATACCGGAGTCGGTCCGTGCCCAGGACGGCGGGGCGTGGAGACCGGAGGCCTTCCCGTCCCTGTACGGGCGGTCCGTGCTCATCGTCGGCTACGGTGCCGTCGGCTCCGCGCTGGAGGAGCTCCTGGTGCCCTTCGGATGTGCGGTGACCCGTGTCGCCGGCGCGGACCGGGACGCGCCCCGGGGCCCCGTCCGCTCCGCCGCACACCTGCCCCGGCTCGTGCCCGAAGCCGATGTCGTCGTGCTGTCCACCCCGCTGACCCCGCAGACCCGTCAGCTCTTCGACGTGGGCATGCTGGCCCGCATGAAGGACGGCGCCCTGCTCGTCAACGTGGCACGCGGGGCCGTTGTCGACACCGACGCCCTGCTCAAGGAGACCCACGAGGGCCGGCTGCGGGCCGCGCTCGACGTGACCGACCCCGAGCCGCTCCCGCCGGGGCATCCGCTGCGGGAGACGCCCGGCGTGCTGATCACGCCGCACGTCGGCGCGTTCACGTCTTCCCTGTGGCCCCGTCTCGAACAGCTCATCCGACGCCAGTTGAGCCGTTTCGCCGCAGGTGAGGAGCTGGAGAACGTCGTGTCCCGCTGA
- a CDS encoding ubiquinol-cytochrome c reductase cytochrome b subunit gives MGHDSRPVEPEQERTGDRLARWADSRLGRRRVARSVRRLVFPDHWSFMLGEIALYSFVILLITGVYLSLYFHPSSDLVVYQGDYALLRGQLVSEAFDSTLHISFDVRGGLLVRQAHHWAALVFVAAVLAHMLRIFFTGAFRKPRELNWVLGFGLLVLAMFAGLTGYDLPGDLLSGTGLQVVNGTILSIPVVGTYLSFFLFGGEFPGDDLIARFNTLHVLIIPALMVALIVGYVVLALRHRPAQYPGPGRTHDNVVGLPAKVYAVKAAGYFFLVAGVIFFMAAVAEINPVWDYGPFRPDQVSAGSQPDWYMGVADGLLRVMPGWEISLWGHTLALDNLLPLLAGMLLFLALGAYPFLEAWVTDDDSEHHLLDRPRNRPVRTALGVAWLSVYSVALIGAANDIIATHLHVSVNDVTRTVRVGLFVVPVLAFLVTRSVALGLQRRDRDLVLHGRETGVIKRLPHGEYVEVHEPLDPARLHTLTAHEQYRPLDAASAREGDGAVPRRTQRLRAGLSGFLYGPGTQIPKPTVTEREEITGRHGS, from the coding sequence ATGGGCCACGACAGCCGGCCGGTGGAGCCGGAGCAGGAGCGCACGGGGGACAGGCTCGCCCGATGGGCGGACAGCCGGCTGGGCCGCCGCCGTGTCGCACGCTCCGTCCGGCGCCTGGTCTTCCCCGATCACTGGTCGTTCATGCTCGGTGAGATCGCGCTCTACAGTTTCGTGATCCTGCTGATCACGGGTGTCTATCTGAGCCTCTACTTCCACCCCTCCTCCGACCTCGTGGTCTACCAGGGCGACTACGCCCTCCTGCGCGGGCAGTTGGTGTCGGAGGCCTTCGACTCGACCCTGCACATCTCCTTCGACGTCCGCGGCGGCCTGCTCGTCCGCCAGGCACACCACTGGGCGGCCCTGGTCTTCGTCGCCGCCGTCCTCGCCCACATGCTGCGGATCTTCTTCACCGGCGCGTTCCGCAAGCCGCGGGAGCTGAACTGGGTGCTGGGGTTCGGACTGCTCGTCCTGGCGATGTTCGCGGGTCTGACCGGCTACGACCTGCCGGGCGACCTGCTGTCCGGCACCGGGCTCCAGGTCGTCAACGGCACGATCCTGTCGATCCCCGTCGTCGGGACCTATCTGTCGTTCTTCCTCTTCGGCGGTGAGTTCCCCGGCGACGACCTGATCGCCCGCTTCAACACCCTGCACGTCCTGATCATCCCCGCACTCATGGTCGCCCTCATCGTCGGCTACGTGGTCCTGGCCCTGCGTCACCGGCCCGCGCAGTACCCCGGACCCGGCCGTACCCACGACAACGTCGTCGGTCTCCCGGCCAAGGTGTATGCCGTGAAGGCCGCCGGCTACTTCTTCCTCGTGGCCGGCGTGATCTTCTTCATGGCCGCCGTCGCCGAGATCAACCCCGTCTGGGACTACGGTCCCTTCCGTCCCGACCAGGTCTCCGCCGGCTCCCAGCCCGACTGGTACATGGGTGTCGCCGACGGCCTGCTGCGCGTCATGCCCGGCTGGGAGATCTCGCTCTGGGGCCACACCCTGGCCCTGGACAACCTCCTGCCGCTGCTGGCCGGGATGCTGCTCTTCCTGGCCCTGGGGGCCTACCCGTTCCTGGAGGCCTGGGTCACGGACGACGACAGTGAGCATCACCTGCTGGACCGCCCCCGCAACCGCCCGGTGCGCACCGCCCTCGGCGTGGCCTGGCTCAGTGTCTACTCGGTGGCCCTGATCGGAGCCGCCAACGACATCATCGCCACCCACCTCCACGTGTCCGTCAACGACGTGACCCGAACCGTGCGCGTCGGCCTCTTCGTCGTCCCGGTCCTGGCTTTCCTCGTCACCAGGAGCGTGGCACTGGGACTGCAGCGCAGGGACCGCGACCTGGTGCTGCACGGGCGCGAGACCGGCGTCATCAAGCGCCTGCCGCACGGCGAGTACGTCGAGGTCCACGAACCCCTCGACCCGGCGCGACTGCACACACTGACCGCGCACGAGCAGTACCGGCCCCTGGACGCCGCGTCCGCGCGCGAGGGGGACGGTGCCGTGCCCCGTCGCACACAGCGCCTGCGCGCCGGGCTCAGCGGCTTCCTCTACGGCCCCGGGACGCAGATCCCCAAGCCCACGGTGACCGAACGCGAAGAGATCACCGGTCGGCACGGGTCCTGA
- a CDS encoding alpha/beta fold hydrolase, which produces MNRTSRISRTHTTMTVLAGAGVAAGLLATTIAPASADKGGPADRGDRPTVVLVHGAFADSTSWNGVIGKLRHDGYPVVAVANPLRSLSGDSAYLRDVLAGIDGSVVLAGHSYGGSVISNAATGNKNVKALVYLAAFLPEKGESAVDLSGRFPGSTLGDALRPAPVTNADGSPGTDLYIQNDKFRHQFAADVPRDKTDLMTVTQRPVTQEALGEGAAEPAWKTIPSWVLVATQDLNIPPAAQEFMARRAGAHTTEVRSSHAVSVSHPGKVTGVIEDAARSVR; this is translated from the coding sequence ATGAACCGCACCTCCCGCATCAGCCGGACCCACACGACGATGACCGTCCTGGCCGGCGCCGGTGTCGCCGCCGGCCTGCTCGCCACCACGATCGCCCCGGCCTCCGCCGACAAGGGCGGCCCCGCCGACCGCGGCGACAGACCCACCGTCGTCCTGGTCCACGGTGCGTTCGCCGACTCCACGAGCTGGAACGGCGTCATCGGCAAGCTCCGGCACGACGGCTACCCGGTCGTCGCCGTCGCCAATCCGCTGCGCTCCCTGAGCGGCGACTCCGCCTACCTCAGGGACGTCCTGGCCGGAATCGACGGTTCCGTCGTGCTCGCCGGTCACTCGTACGGCGGTTCGGTCATCAGCAACGCCGCCACCGGCAACAAGAACGTCAAGGCGCTGGTCTACCTTGCCGCCTTCCTCCCCGAGAAGGGCGAGAGCGCGGTCGACCTGTCCGGGCGGTTCCCCGGCAGCACCCTCGGTGACGCGCTGCGCCCCGCGCCGGTGACGAACGCCGACGGTTCCCCGGGCACCGACCTCTACATCCAGAACGACAAGTTCCGCCATCAGTTCGCCGCCGACGTGCCCCGCGACAAGACCGACCTCATGACCGTCACCCAACGACCGGTCACCCAGGAGGCCTTGGGCGAGGGAGCGGCCGAACCGGCCTGGAAGACCATCCCCTCCTGGGTCCTGGTCGCCACCCAGGACCTCAACATCCCGCCCGCCGCCCAGGAGTTCATGGCCCGGCGGGCCGGTGCCCACACCACGGAGGTGCGATCGTCCCACGCGGTGAGCGTCTCGCACCCCGGAAAGGTCACCGGCGTCATAGAGGACGCCGCCCGCTCGGTGCGCTGA